A portion of the Cryptomeria japonica chromosome 5, Sugi_1.0, whole genome shotgun sequence genome contains these proteins:
- the LOC131029252 gene encoding alpha carbonic anhydrase 6-like: MQKYYHSDDQSQNVRWPTGGGSLVINGRNYMLKQCRWHSPAEHSVDGIIYPLEFQMEHQTQDNSSAIVSMLYSYGKPNTFLTKVNWEPPKEPLGLVDPFEIIVPDKEYYRYSGSLSTPICREGVIWSVLEKF, from the exons ATGCaaaaatattatcattctgatGATCAATCACAGAAT GTGAGGTGGCCTACAGGCGGTGGTAGTCTTGTGATAAATGGAAGAAACTACATGCTTAAGCAATGCCGTTGGCACTCCCCAGCCGAGCATTCTGTAGATGGCATAAT TTACCCTCTGGAGTTTCAAATGGAGCATCAAACACAGGACAATAGCTCTGCTATTGTTTCCATGCTTTACAGttatggaaaacctaatacttttCTTACAAAGGTAAATTGG GAGCCTCCAAAAGAACCTTTGGGTTTGGTTGATCCCTTCGAGATTATAGTGCCTGATAAGGAATATTATCGCTACAGTGGGTCTTTAAGCACTCCAATTTGTAGAGAGGGAGTCATTTGGAGCGTCCTTGAGAAG TTTTGA
- the LOC131875646 gene encoding dioscorin DB3L-like yields the protein MHFTIMARPVLRDALFLLGLLICIAGVRTVEVDDEEQFSYIKGDSRGPEHWGDLVDEWAICGNGRQQSPIALLKSQAVISPDLGELQRIYHPAKAILENGGHDIRVCN from the exons ATGCATTTCACTATCATGGCACGACCTGTACTGAGAGACGCTCTATTTTTGCTGGGGTTATTGATCTGCATCGCTGGGGTTCGAACTGTGGAAGTCG ACGATGAGGAACAATTTTCGTACATAAAGGGCGACTCGAGGGGGCCAGAACACTGGGGAGATCTAGTTGATGAATGGGCCATCTGTGGAAATGGGCGCCAGCAATCTCCCATTGCTTTGCTGAAGAGCCAGGCTGTAATCTCACCTGATCTCGGTGAACTGCAAAGGATTTATCACCCTGCAAAAGCAATCCTTGAGAACGGGGGCCATGATATTAGGGTTTGCAATTGA